One genomic region from Spirosoma sp. KCTC 42546 encodes:
- a CDS encoding sulfite exporter TauE/SafE family protein, with translation MSPWLTTAFLTGLISSLHCVGMCGPLVAALPVGRLPQGQRWKAVGLYHTGRIATYGTLGALAGTMSLGLNLMGWQRPLAVICGVVLLVSFLWRKGLPGRLRWPWLNAQITTLFRHHLYQPNWADFAGLGILNGLLPCGFTYLALAGTLATNTPLAGASYMLLFGAGTLPALLGVNLVAGWITIVGRQRLNQVLSVATVVVALLLIGRGLADYQLPIGPADIIPICHGLLTGK, from the coding sequence ATGTCGCCCTGGTTAACCACTGCTTTCCTGACGGGACTTATCAGTAGTCTGCACTGCGTTGGTATGTGCGGGCCACTGGTGGCTGCGTTGCCGGTGGGTCGGTTGCCTCAGGGGCAACGATGGAAAGCCGTGGGTTTGTATCATACCGGGCGTATTGCTACCTACGGTACACTTGGGGCCTTGGCGGGTACCATGAGTTTAGGACTGAATCTGATGGGTTGGCAGCGTCCGCTGGCCGTTATCTGTGGTGTGGTTTTGTTAGTAAGCTTCCTGTGGCGAAAAGGATTACCTGGTCGTTTACGGTGGCCCTGGCTGAATGCACAGATTACCACGCTATTTCGGCACCATCTGTATCAGCCTAACTGGGCTGATTTTGCCGGATTAGGTATCCTCAACGGACTGTTGCCCTGCGGCTTTACCTACCTGGCCTTAGCCGGAACATTGGCCACCAATACCCCACTGGCGGGGGCATCGTACATGCTCTTGTTTGGGGCTGGTACATTACCTGCGCTTCTGGGCGTTAATCTCGTGGCTGGCTGGATAACGATAGTCGGTCGCCAGCGACTCAATCAGGTGCTCTCTGTCGCTACAGTGGTGGTGGCGCTGCTGCTCATTGGCCGGGGCTTAGCGGATTACCAACTACCAATTGGCCCGGCAGATATTATTCCCATATGCCATGGATTACTAACAGGTAAATAA
- a CDS encoding FixH family protein, with the protein MNWGKSIVLVFIVFAGFIGTMVYLMTRERIDLVSDNYYQNEIDYQQQIDRVRNARQIQAGTSTATTMTYLADQHQVVVVLPNVLQKGEITFYRPGDSRQDFRVPIAAKHPTQQLIPTQSLAKGNWRVQFTWSDGQREYYKEEQIFI; encoded by the coding sequence ATGAACTGGGGTAAATCAATTGTTCTCGTATTTATAGTATTCGCGGGCTTTATTGGTACTATGGTGTACCTGATGACCCGCGAGCGCATCGATCTGGTCAGTGATAATTATTACCAGAACGAAATCGACTATCAGCAGCAGATAGATCGGGTGAGAAACGCCCGGCAAATTCAGGCGGGTACTAGTACTGCTACAACCATGACATACCTGGCAGATCAGCATCAGGTTGTAGTTGTATTGCCCAATGTCCTTCAAAAAGGCGAAATCACCTTTTATCGGCCCGGCGATAGTCGGCAGGATTTTCGGGTGCCTATTGCGGCTAAACATCCAACTCAACAGCTTATTCCAACCCAATCGCTGGCAAAGGGCAACTGGCGCGTACAGTTCACCTGGTCGGATGGGCAGCGGGAGTATTATAAAGAGGAACAGATTTTTATATAA
- the ccoG gene encoding cytochrome c oxidase accessory protein CcoG, which yields MTPHLNAPSVTETTTPAKRQWLYPRVVKGRFYRWRTAVAWVFLAALFSGPFLSYNGQPLFLFNVLERKFNIFGVTFWPQDFYLVAIGLLAFIVFIALFTVVYGRVFCGWACPQTVFLEMVFRKIEIWIEGDSNARRRLDAAPWTTDKILKKSAKYSIFFLISFAISNTFLAYIIGKDALLTIITDNPANHVGGLSIILLFTGVFYTVFAYVREYVCTTICPYGRLQSVLLDKQSVMVAYDDVRGEPRGKLVKNEELRMKNMVETDYSSFLTLHSSLNKKGDCIDCKLCVQVCPTGIDIRKGTQMECVNCTLCIDACDDIMDKIDRPRGLIRYDSLEGIQTRQPWRMTRRMMGYSVVLVLLMSVWGFLLWTRSDLDTTLLRAPGQLYQREAERGPGGGLISNLYLIELVNKTHKEKPVSFRVDYPGATLRMVQPLTKAPADELTKGMFFILLPEKNIHEVSTKLTVEVVSDGVVVDRVKTTFLGPVN from the coding sequence ATGACACCTCATCTCAACGCCCCATCTGTTACAGAAACAACGACTCCTGCCAAACGTCAATGGCTGTACCCCCGCGTCGTTAAAGGACGCTTCTACCGCTGGCGGACAGCGGTGGCATGGGTATTTCTGGCCGCCCTTTTTTCTGGACCATTCCTGAGTTATAATGGGCAACCGCTGTTTCTGTTTAATGTACTGGAGCGTAAGTTCAATATTTTTGGTGTTACCTTCTGGCCACAGGATTTTTATTTAGTCGCCATTGGCTTACTGGCGTTTATCGTTTTCATTGCCCTGTTTACGGTGGTATATGGTCGCGTATTCTGTGGCTGGGCATGCCCCCAAACGGTTTTTCTGGAAATGGTTTTTCGGAAAATCGAAATATGGATTGAAGGCGACTCGAATGCCCGAAGACGTCTCGATGCGGCACCCTGGACAACGGATAAAATTCTGAAAAAAAGTGCCAAGTACAGTATTTTCTTTCTGATTTCGTTTGCCATCAGCAATACGTTCCTAGCCTACATTATCGGCAAAGATGCACTGCTGACGATCATCACCGATAATCCGGCCAATCACGTTGGCGGTCTGTCAATTATCTTACTGTTTACGGGTGTTTTCTACACGGTATTTGCCTACGTACGCGAATACGTTTGTACAACCATTTGCCCATATGGGCGCCTGCAAAGTGTGTTGTTAGATAAGCAGTCAGTTATGGTTGCTTATGACGATGTACGAGGAGAGCCGAGGGGAAAGTTAGTGAAGAATGAAGAGTTAAGAATGAAGAATATGGTTGAGACGGACTATTCTTCATTCTTAACTCTTCATTCTTCACTGAACAAAAAAGGCGATTGTATCGACTGCAAGCTTTGTGTACAGGTTTGCCCAACGGGTATCGATATCCGTAAAGGAACTCAGATGGAGTGTGTGAACTGTACACTCTGTATTGATGCATGCGATGATATTATGGATAAAATTGATCGCCCACGCGGTCTGATCCGGTACGATTCGCTTGAGGGTATTCAAACCCGCCAACCCTGGCGGATGACCCGACGGATGATGGGCTATAGTGTTGTGCTCGTGTTACTGATGAGTGTGTGGGGCTTTCTGCTATGGACACGTAGCGATTTGGATACCACCCTGTTACGCGCACCCGGTCAGTTGTATCAGCGCGAAGCCGAACGCGGACCCGGTGGGGGACTGATTTCGAACCTGTACCTGATTGAGCTAGTTAATAAAACGCATAAGGAAAAACCGGTCTCGTTCCGGGTCGATTATCCCGGTGCTACGTTGCGGATGGTTCAGCCCCTTACGAAAGCACCTGCCGATGAACTAACGAAAGGAATGTTTTTTATTTTGTTACCAGAAAAAAATATCCACGAAGTCAGCACTAAACTAACGGTCGAAGTAGTCTCCGACGGCGTTGTGGTAGATCGGGTCAAAACAACATTTTTAGGGCCGGTAAACTGA
- a CDS encoding cbb3-type cytochrome c oxidase N-terminal domain-containing protein produces MNLLLTTILDPAPEKSMWDLTSGEDLLWVLVMLFITVGVGLLLAVTLNMAYVLRQALTPADAKAAKAADTRTTWQRFTGLHELSQEKDLMMDHEYDGIAELNNPTPPWFMGLFYSTIAFGVVYLLIFHVIGNGNIMEQEYTQEVAIAEKERAAFIKLVAGKINENTVTLINDKKGMEAGKVLFNQYCTACHGQNAEGKVGPNLTDEYWLHGGSIKAVFHTVTEGVPEKGMISWKKQLNPLQIQQVGSYILSLQGTKPAGAKEPQGEKVEPTAPAQKVAMQ; encoded by the coding sequence ATGAATCTTCTGTTAACAACAATTCTTGACCCAGCTCCCGAAAAATCAATGTGGGATCTGACCTCCGGCGAAGACTTGCTGTGGGTACTGGTAATGCTATTTATAACCGTGGGTGTGGGACTGCTACTGGCCGTTACGCTGAATATGGCGTATGTATTACGCCAGGCGCTGACACCTGCGGATGCCAAAGCGGCTAAAGCTGCTGATACCCGTACCACCTGGCAGCGGTTTACAGGCTTGCATGAACTGAGTCAGGAAAAAGACTTGATGATGGATCATGAGTACGACGGTATCGCCGAGCTTAATAACCCAACACCGCCCTGGTTCATGGGGCTGTTCTACAGTACTATCGCCTTTGGTGTTGTGTATCTTCTGATTTTCCATGTGATCGGCAACGGCAATATCATGGAGCAGGAATATACGCAGGAAGTAGCGATTGCCGAGAAAGAACGGGCCGCCTTTATTAAACTGGTGGCGGGTAAAATCAATGAAAATACCGTTACGCTGATTAATGATAAGAAAGGCATGGAAGCTGGAAAAGTGCTGTTTAACCAGTACTGTACGGCCTGCCACGGTCAGAATGCCGAAGGTAAAGTTGGTCCAAACCTAACCGATGAGTATTGGCTACATGGTGGTAGTATTAAAGCTGTATTTCACACCGTTACTGAAGGCGTTCCTGAAAAGGGCATGATTTCCTGGAAAAAACAACTGAATCCCCTTCAGATTCAACAGGTAGGTAGCTACATACTGTCGCTGCAAGGTACAAAACCCGCTGGAGCCAAAGAACCTCAGGGCGAAAAGGTCGAACCAACGGCTCCTGCGCAGAAAGTGGCAATGCAGTAA